From the Alphaproteobacteria bacterium genome, one window contains:
- a CDS encoding DUF2478 domain-containing protein — protein MATETLPSQWRARVPMPVPGVVLYAPGSPKSQVLFAFARELRARGWRTRGVVVDTLYNNAGQKSGLDLIDIANDSRLPLSRPDTKGITIGRWVLDPAVLAEGDARIRQAVAEGADFIVVDKFGPLESGSGGFMCGLRAALGSNVPLLVALRGEFLGGWDGFAGLQSVMVRPDMASLWRWWGPYRLYEELARGVADEPARRVLVGINWTLVEGPLGCGLAHSPARDAPGCRPLADPGRFAGQSLRMLAQLATSWNPFEAGIGIAAINAHYNRRDLVGASANGLDLFAETTGRKFVIGRFPELSTRIPAAIVLERVPGPGDLPAHAADWVLPEADAIAITSSALGNLTLPHLLDLRRDARVALVGPGTPLTGRLHAYGVTWLSGFIVEDAGRAASIVAEGGATKALKACGRRVTLVAAGEAGDTASATIAGHFGMQ, from the coding sequence ATGGCGACCGAGACGCTGCCGTCGCAATGGCGCGCACGGGTGCCTATGCCTGTTCCCGGGGTGGTGCTCTACGCCCCCGGCAGCCCCAAGAGCCAAGTGCTCTTCGCCTTTGCACGCGAGCTTCGCGCTCGTGGTTGGCGGACGAGAGGGGTCGTCGTCGACACGCTTTATAACAATGCGGGGCAGAAGTCCGGGCTTGACCTTATTGACATTGCAAACGACTCGCGATTGCCCTTGTCGCGACCCGACACGAAGGGCATTACGATCGGGCGTTGGGTGCTCGATCCGGCGGTATTGGCCGAAGGCGACGCGCGCATTCGACAGGCGGTGGCGGAGGGTGCGGATTTCATTGTCGTCGACAAGTTTGGCCCCCTCGAAAGTGGCAGCGGGGGATTCATGTGCGGGCTCCGCGCCGCTCTTGGCTCGAATGTCCCCCTGCTCGTTGCACTGCGCGGTGAGTTTCTCGGTGGTTGGGATGGTTTTGCGGGGCTCCAATCGGTTATGGTTCGTCCCGACATGGCCTCGCTGTGGCGCTGGTGGGGCCCATATCGACTTTATGAGGAGCTTGCCCGAGGTGTTGCGGACGAGCCGGCGCGACGGGTCCTCGTTGGCATAAATTGGACACTCGTCGAGGGGCCACTCGGATGCGGCCTCGCCCACAGCCCGGCACGCGATGCACCCGGTTGCCGCCCGCTAGCGGACCCCGGGCGCTTTGCAGGCCAAAGTCTGCGCATGCTTGCACAATTGGCGACATCCTGGAACCCGTTCGAGGCAGGGATCGGCATCGCCGCTATCAACGCTCACTACAATAGGCGCGATCTCGTCGGCGCCAGCGCGAACGGTCTGGATCTCTTCGCCGAGACGACAGGACGCAAGTTCGTCATCGGACGGTTCCCGGAACTTTCCACGCGTATTCCGGCCGCAATCGTGCTGGAGCGAGTGCCCGGACCGGGCGATCTTCCCGCTCACGCTGCCGATTGGGTCCTTCCGGAGGCCGATGCGATCGCAATCACATCCTCGGCGCTCGGAAACCTTACGCTTCCTCATCTTTTGGACCTTCGGCGCGACGCCCGCGTCGCCCTCGTTGGCCCGGGCACTCCGTTAACGGGGCGACTTCATGCATACGGTGTCACGTGGCTTTCGGGCTTTATCGTCGAGGATGCCGGGCGCGCGGCCAGCATCGTTGCCGAAGGGGGTGCGACCAAAGCCCTCAAGGCATGCGGCCGGCGCGTCACGCTTGTCGCGGCCGGTGAGGCGGGCGACACAGCGAGTGCCACCATAGCCGGGCATTTTGGCATGCAATAA
- the lpxD gene encoding UDP-3-O-(3-hydroxymyristoyl)glucosamine N-acyltransferase, translating into MKLSEIATALNARLLGDGTIEIDRPVHPADAEGPRDLALAMDPALVALLDGSPVRAAVVRDQQKVPAGRLDGCIVVGRSRYAMSRLLDIFNRPPHFARGVDKMAVVAAGATLGEDVSIGPFCYVGANAKIGDRTILMANVTVGAEAIIGHSCLFHAGVRIGERVAVGNRVIIHHNASIGADGFSFVTPEPGSVESAKATGNVEGTNREIVRVNSIGTVMLGDDVEVGACSAIDRGTVSATRVGRNTKIDDLVLVGHNCVIGENCMLCGQVGIAGSSVIEDRVVLGGQAGVADHVVIGSDSVIAGGTLIGHNVPPKSILMGYPPLPKKETFEMLYNVRRLGRLVHDVDKLKEQLNHLKKGG; encoded by the coding sequence ATGAAGTTGAGCGAGATTGCAACCGCCCTCAACGCGCGCCTCCTCGGCGACGGCACAATCGAGATCGACCGACCAGTCCATCCCGCCGATGCGGAGGGACCGCGTGACCTTGCGCTCGCCATGGACCCAGCGCTAGTCGCACTTCTCGATGGCTCGCCCGTCCGGGCCGCCGTGGTGCGCGATCAGCAAAAGGTTCCAGCGGGCCGCCTCGACGGATGCATTGTCGTCGGGCGCTCGCGCTACGCCATGTCTCGCTTGCTTGATATCTTCAACCGGCCCCCCCATTTCGCTCGCGGGGTGGACAAAATGGCGGTCGTCGCCGCCGGCGCCACGCTCGGCGAAGACGTGTCGATCGGGCCATTCTGCTACGTAGGCGCCAATGCAAAGATCGGCGACCGCACGATACTCATGGCGAACGTCACTGTGGGCGCTGAGGCGATTATCGGGCATTCCTGCCTTTTTCACGCCGGTGTACGCATCGGCGAGCGGGTTGCTGTCGGAAACCGCGTCATCATCCACCATAACGCGAGCATCGGGGCCGACGGATTCAGTTTCGTCACGCCGGAGCCTGGCAGTGTCGAGTCCGCCAAGGCGACAGGGAACGTCGAGGGGACAAACCGTGAGATCGTGCGGGTCAATTCGATCGGCACTGTAATGCTGGGCGATGACGTAGAAGTCGGCGCTTGCTCCGCCATCGACCGCGGAACGGTCAGCGCCACGCGGGTGGGCCGCAATACGAAGATCGACGACTTGGTCTTGGTCGGACATAACTGTGTCATCGGCGAGAATTGTATGCTATGCGGTCAGGTCGGCATCGCGGGCAGTTCGGTGATCGAGGATCGGGTAGTGCTTGGCGGGCAGGCAGGCGTGGCGGATCACGTCGTCATAGGAAGCGATTCGGTCATCGCCGGGGGGACGTTGATCGGCCACAATGTGCCGCCGAAATCAATTCTCATGGGTTATCCGCCGCTGCCGAAGAAGGAGACATTCGAAATGCTCTACAACGTGAGGCGGCTTGGCCGGCTTGTGCACGACGTCGACAAGCTGAAGGAGCAACTCAATCACCTCAAGAAGGGTGGGTGA
- a CDS encoding phosphopantetheine-binding protein — MANVEKDVLDIIAKQANLDRGKLNRDAKMAELDIQSLDVVEIIFAIEEKFDITVPYNANDPSGVAAGVSFNTIGDVVDAVQNLVNEQAAAKSA; from the coding sequence ATGGCGAACGTAGAGAAAGACGTGCTGGATATTATAGCGAAACAGGCAAATCTCGATCGAGGCAAACTCAATCGCGACGCCAAGATGGCCGAACTGGACATCCAGTCGTTGGACGTCGTCGAAATCATTTTCGCGATCGAAGAAAAGTTCGACATTACCGTGCCGTACAATGCTAACGACCCGAGCGGCGTTGCGGCGGGCGTGTCATTCAATACGATCGGCGACGTTGTGGATGCGGTTCAGAACTTGGTCAATGAACAAGCTGCGGCCAAATCGGCGTGA